Proteins from a genomic interval of Paenibacillus sp. FSL H8-0048:
- a CDS encoding anthranilate synthase component I family protein yields the protein MVVEILTAWQDWEQWAEADEAWSILPLILRKRQDNQGLPRSWKQAWEQASPYSVVLESGKGGRYTYLGLSPVSIIEGRRAVAQSYTPGAKATGHIESAVTEGQPLQVLQAWMKEYTSPRLTLDGLPPFTGGCIGFLGYDVARSLEKLPSLARNNPEFPDYLFMRLEEVWIYDEQEQQLYCAVHVPVPDTVSGDLDGLRRLYEAAVHRAERMEEQWGLLYAPAEPEEAAAARYAGLTRRVESETENTGEWPGMNSDFSAAHFQQAVLKVQEYIRAGDVFQVNLSLRQQAQLKSTPEDVYEWLRRLNPSPYMGLLRTPGFALSSASPELLVKLHGDKVSARPIAGTRRRGHTPAEDAAMEAELRGSEKEIAEHIMLVDLERSDIGRVAAYGTVSVPELLTVERYSHVMHLVSQVEGIVAPGRDAYDVIAALFPGGTITGAPKVRTMEIIEELEPVRRGPYTGSMGWIDYNGNMELNIIIRTLAVKDGIGYIQTGAGIVIDSDPYREYRECHNKAKAVVKAILCSEREQEERAALGAEGGSAL from the coding sequence ATGGTTGTGGAGATCTTAACGGCTTGGCAGGACTGGGAGCAATGGGCAGAAGCAGATGAAGCCTGGAGCATCTTGCCCCTGATCCTGAGGAAACGGCAGGACAATCAGGGCTTGCCCCGCAGCTGGAAGCAGGCCTGGGAACAGGCTTCCCCCTATTCGGTTGTTCTGGAGAGCGGCAAGGGCGGGCGCTACACCTATCTGGGACTAAGCCCTGTCTCGATCATTGAAGGCCGGAGAGCCGTTGCACAGAGCTATACTCCCGGAGCTAAGGCTACGGGGCATATAGAATCTGCCGTAACAGAAGGCCAGCCGCTGCAAGTGCTTCAGGCATGGATGAAGGAATATACGTCTCCCCGCCTGACACTCGATGGTCTGCCGCCATTCACCGGAGGCTGTATCGGATTTCTTGGCTATGATGTGGCCCGTTCCCTGGAGAAGCTGCCGTCGCTTGCCAGGAACAACCCAGAATTTCCGGATTATCTGTTCATGAGACTGGAAGAAGTGTGGATCTACGATGAGCAGGAGCAGCAGCTCTACTGTGCAGTTCATGTTCCTGTGCCGGATACGGTATCCGGTGACCTGGACGGGCTAAGGAGACTATATGAGGCTGCTGTGCACCGTGCGGAGCGCATGGAGGAGCAGTGGGGCCTTCTCTACGCACCGGCAGAGCCGGAAGAAGCCGCTGCTGCAAGGTATGCCGGGCTTACCCGCAGGGTGGAGAGCGAGACCGAGAATACCGGTGAGTGGCCCGGTATGAACTCGGATTTCTCTGCCGCGCACTTTCAGCAGGCTGTGCTGAAGGTCCAGGAATACATCCGTGCGGGGGATGTCTTCCAGGTGAACCTCTCGCTGCGCCAGCAGGCGCAGCTCAAATCCACACCCGAGGACGTCTACGAATGGCTCCGTAGACTCAACCCGTCCCCGTACATGGGGCTGCTCCGCACGCCCGGCTTCGCGCTCTCCAGCGCATCGCCGGAGCTGCTCGTCAAGCTGCACGGGGACAAGGTCAGCGCCCGCCCCATTGCCGGCACCCGGCGGCGGGGCCACACTCCCGCGGAGGACGCCGCCATGGAGGCGGAGCTGCGCGGGAGCGAGAAGGAGATCGCCGAGCATATCATGCTTGTCGATCTGGAGCGCAGCGACATCGGCCGTGTCGCTGCCTACGGAACGGTCAGCGTGCCGGAGCTGCTGACCGTGGAGCGATACTCGCATGTGATGCATCTCGTCTCGCAGGTCGAGGGAATCGTCGCTCCCGGCAGGGATGCGTACGATGTCATTGCCGCCTTGTTCCCCGGCGGCACCATCACGGGCGCGCCCAAGGTGCGCACCATGGAGATCATTGAAGAGCTGGAGCCGGTCCGCCGGGGGCCATATACTGGATCTATGGGCTGGATTGACTATAACGGCAATATGGAATTAAATATAATCATACGCACGCTCGCCGTGAAGGACGGAATCGGCTACATTCAGACAGGTGCTGGAATTGTAATTGATTCAGATCCTTACCGTGAGTACCGGGAATGCCACAACAAAGCCAAAGCGGTAGTAAAAGCCATTCTCTGCAGTGAACGCGAGCAGGAAGAGCGGGCTGCCCTCGGCGCCGAAGGAGGAAGCGCATTATGA
- the cysK gene encoding cysteine synthase A codes for MAKVVNSVTDLIGGTPLVRLNRIVPEGSAEIFLKLEYQNPGSSVKDRIAISIVEEAEKEGLLKPGGTIVEATSGNTGIGLALVAAAKGYKAIIVMPETMSLERRNLLRAYGAELVLTPGSEGMNGAVKKAEQILSENPDYFLAEQFKNKANVKIHRETTGPEIVEAIESVGGPLDAFIAGVGTGGTISGAGEVLKNQYPGVKIYAVEPAASPILAGGKPGPHKIQGIGANFVPEILNQDIYDEIIHVENDEAFETARRVAKEEGVLSGISSGAAVFAALKVAKELGAGKKIVVIIPSNGERYLSTPLYNFEV; via the coding sequence ATGGCTAAAGTCGTCAACAGTGTAACAGATTTGATCGGTGGCACACCGCTCGTACGCTTGAACCGGATTGTTCCGGAAGGTTCGGCAGAGATCTTCCTGAAGCTGGAATACCAGAATCCAGGCTCCAGTGTGAAAGACCGTATTGCCATCAGCATTGTAGAAGAGGCAGAGAAAGAGGGCCTGCTGAAGCCGGGTGGCACGATTGTAGAAGCGACCAGCGGTAATACCGGGATCGGGCTGGCGCTTGTGGCAGCGGCCAAAGGCTACAAGGCCATTATTGTTATGCCGGAAACGATGAGCCTTGAGCGCCGCAATTTGCTGCGCGCTTACGGCGCTGAGCTGGTATTGACTCCGGGATCGGAAGGAATGAACGGTGCGGTTAAGAAGGCTGAGCAGATTCTGAGCGAGAATCCGGATTATTTCCTTGCGGAGCAGTTCAAGAACAAGGCTAACGTGAAGATTCACCGCGAGACCACTGGACCTGAAATCGTTGAAGCGATCGAATCCGTAGGCGGCCCGCTGGATGCATTCATTGCCGGTGTCGGCACAGGCGGAACGATCAGCGGTGCCGGTGAAGTGCTGAAGAATCAATATCCGGGCGTGAAGATCTATGCGGTAGAACCTGCCGCTTCACCGATTCTGGCTGGAGGCAAACCGGGCCCGCACAAGATTCAGGGTATCGGCGCTAACTTCGTGCCAGAAATTCTGAATCAGGATATCTATGATGAGATTATTCATGTTGAGAATGATGAAGCGTTCGAAACTGCCCGCCGCGTAGCCAAGGAAGAAGGCGTGCTGTCCGGTATTTCCTCCGGTGCGGCTGTATTTGCTGCCCTGAAGGTGGCGAAGGAACTGGGCGCAGGCAAGAAGATTGTTGTCATCATCCCAAGCAACGGCGAACGTTACCTGAGCACTCCGCTTTATAACTTTGAAGTATAA
- a CDS encoding peptidylprolyl isomerase, whose amino-acid sequence MVTRQERALRNAVILLAVATLVLGGLLFWSLRAMALLKAETAEGEASDVAAAGGQPVTEQEWIEELQKKHGEEVLLSMLNHIVVGKEAAALGITVTDEEIEQELLRGISGYSSEEQYYQQMESELGLSRQELREETAYRLTLQAIATAGITVSEAEIDEYLKQNSERFMPRKQMQLSIIQTSTYNEASTVMDRLEQGEDFAELAREVSIDEESRQHGGSIGTVEEKDPFWPQELLETAAGLENGNIAGPLQVDGGYAVIRLEKLIDPVKPDQEELRRMIGQQLRLEQAAPLQQVERELRAKYDTAIYIDNSLQD is encoded by the coding sequence ATGGTGACAAGACAGGAGCGCGCGCTGCGCAATGCCGTTATATTACTTGCCGTGGCAACGCTGGTACTGGGAGGGCTATTATTCTGGAGCCTGCGTGCTATGGCGCTGCTGAAGGCAGAGACGGCTGAAGGGGAAGCCTCGGATGTCGCTGCTGCCGGAGGCCAGCCGGTCACGGAACAGGAATGGATAGAGGAGCTTCAGAAGAAGCACGGGGAAGAAGTGCTGCTGAGCATGCTGAATCATATCGTGGTAGGCAAGGAAGCCGCAGCGCTGGGAATTACGGTCACGGATGAAGAGATTGAGCAGGAGCTGCTGCGCGGCATCTCCGGTTATAGCTCAGAAGAGCAGTACTATCAGCAGATGGAGTCTGAGCTTGGACTATCCCGTCAGGAGCTGCGTGAGGAGACGGCATACCGGTTGACGCTCCAGGCAATAGCTACGGCCGGCATTACGGTCAGTGAAGCGGAAATTGATGAATATCTGAAGCAAAATAGCGAGAGATTCATGCCCCGCAAGCAAATGCAGCTCTCTATCATCCAGACCTCCACCTACAACGAGGCTAGTACAGTGATGGACCGCCTGGAGCAGGGGGAGGATTTTGCAGAGCTGGCCCGGGAGGTCTCGATCGATGAGGAAAGCCGCCAGCACGGCGGCAGTATCGGAACGGTCGAGGAGAAGGACCCGTTCTGGCCTCAGGAGCTGCTGGAGACAGCAGCCGGGCTTGAGAATGGGAATATCGCAGGGCCGCTGCAGGTTGACGGGGGGTACGCTGTAATCCGTCTGGAGAAGCTGATTGATCCTGTCAAGCCGGATCAGGAGGAGCTGCGCCGGATGATCGGCCAGCAGCTGAGACTGGAGCAGGCAGCGCCCTTGCAGCAGGTAGAGCGTGAATTACGGGCCAAATACGATACAGCAATATATATTGACAACAGCCTGCAAGATTGA
- the hslO gene encoding Hsp33 family molecular chaperone HslO: MDNKKDRLVRGTAMNGRVRAFAVRTTELVDELRRRHDTYPTATAALGRTVTAAAIMGAMLKGQEKLAIMVKGNGPLGQITAESNALGEVRGYVNNPHVHLPSNSMGKLDVAGAVGTEGFIDVSKDLGMKEPYRGSVPIVSGELGDDFTYYFALSEQTPAAVGLGVLVETDNSVRVAGGFIIQLLPGLTDEQITEVEQAVGAMPSVTSVLDQGLEPEEMLRMLLPDAVILDELEISFVCQCSRERIEQTLVSLGEHELERLIEEDDTAEVVCHYCNESYVFNKDELQVILDQAKS, translated from the coding sequence ATGGATAATAAGAAGGACCGCCTGGTCCGGGGGACGGCGATGAACGGAAGAGTCAGAGCGTTCGCTGTCCGTACCACAGAGCTAGTCGATGAATTGCGGCGCAGACATGATACGTATCCGACGGCTACGGCAGCGCTTGGACGTACGGTTACGGCCGCAGCTATAATGGGGGCCATGCTCAAGGGGCAAGAGAAACTGGCAATTATGGTCAAAGGAAACGGCCCACTCGGACAGATTACGGCTGAATCCAATGCCCTGGGAGAAGTTCGCGGTTATGTGAATAATCCGCATGTTCATCTGCCAAGCAACAGCATGGGTAAGCTGGATGTCGCAGGGGCGGTAGGAACGGAAGGCTTCATTGATGTCAGCAAAGATTTGGGCATGAAGGAGCCGTACCGGGGCAGTGTGCCTATCGTTTCAGGAGAGCTGGGTGACGATTTCACCTATTATTTTGCCCTCTCGGAGCAAACGCCTGCTGCTGTAGGACTTGGAGTGCTGGTGGAGACCGATAATTCAGTTAGAGTTGCCGGAGGCTTTATCATTCAACTGCTGCCCGGCCTGACCGATGAGCAAATTACCGAGGTTGAGCAAGCGGTTGGAGCCATGCCTTCGGTTACGTCCGTGCTGGATCAGGGGCTTGAGCCTGAGGAAATGCTGCGGATGCTGCTGCCGGATGCTGTGATCCTGGATGAGCTGGAGATCAGCTTTGTATGCCAGTGCTCACGGGAACGGATTGAGCAGACTCTGGTCAGTCTGGGTGAGCATGAGCTGGAACGGCTGATTGAAGAAGATGATACGGCAGAAGTCGTCTGCCATTATTGCAATGAGAGCTATGTATTTAACAAGGATGAACTGCAGGTAATCCTCGATCAAGCGAAGTCTTAG